The following proteins are encoded in a genomic region of Corallococcus soli:
- a CDS encoding DUF4388 domain-containing protein: MAIHGDLFSYPLPEFLQWLDSSRKTGTLQLSWEAGERKLFLLSGQVGATASDGLRGRVARLLSLPKLAQGQRVLAAFDELTRTPDVDAAFDAHGVQARWVRDLGREELFAAMTDLTIAGRGTFHWTEDADRTGEDWVPSDMSIRELLFESLRWVDEQADVDRALPIDAMSVRALSPPSPSQPLMHRIILGLTTTPQNLGRLRLSMGVSRSSVTRRVHELLRAKLVEVDGAPQVEADPVAEMLEKGAVLMREGQYDAAGIVCSSLLASDPADRRVREFARLVQREHVAALYADLPPLVVPQLVQAPQAMVMLKPEERQIAGLVSGTWDVSTLVLASPARELETLKTLAKLHRMGLLNLTLPR, encoded by the coding sequence GGCGAGCGCAAGTTGTTCCTCCTGTCCGGCCAGGTGGGGGCCACCGCGAGCGACGGCTTGCGCGGCCGCGTGGCCCGCCTGCTGTCCCTGCCGAAGCTGGCCCAGGGGCAGCGGGTGCTGGCGGCCTTCGACGAGCTGACGCGCACGCCGGACGTGGACGCGGCCTTCGACGCGCATGGGGTGCAGGCGCGGTGGGTGCGCGACCTGGGCCGCGAGGAGCTGTTCGCGGCGATGACGGACCTGACCATCGCGGGGCGGGGCACGTTCCACTGGACGGAGGACGCGGACCGCACCGGCGAGGACTGGGTGCCGTCCGACATGAGCATCCGCGAGCTGCTCTTTGAATCCCTGCGCTGGGTGGATGAGCAGGCGGACGTGGACAGGGCGCTGCCCATCGACGCGATGAGCGTGCGCGCGCTGTCGCCGCCCAGCCCCAGCCAGCCGCTGATGCACCGGATCATCCTGGGCCTGACGACGACGCCGCAGAACCTGGGCCGGCTGCGGCTGTCCATGGGCGTGTCCCGCTCGTCGGTGACGCGGCGGGTGCACGAGCTGCTGCGCGCGAAGCTGGTGGAGGTGGACGGCGCGCCGCAGGTGGAAGCGGATCCGGTGGCGGAGATGCTGGAGAAGGGCGCGGTGCTGATGCGCGAGGGCCAGTACGACGCGGCCGGCATCGTGTGCTCGTCACTGCTGGCCAGCGACCCGGCGGACCGGCGCGTGCGCGAGTTCGCGCGCCTGGTGCAGCGCGAGCACGTGGCCGCGCTCTACGCGGACCTGCCGCCGCTGGTGGTGCCGCAGTTGGTGCAGGCGCCCCAGGCCATGGTGATGCTCAAGCCGGAGGAGCGGCAGATCGCCGGGCTCGTCAGCGGCACCTGGGACGTGTCCACGCTGGTGCTGGCCAGCCCCGCGCGCGAGCTGGAGACGCTCAAGACGCTGGCGAAGCTGCACCGCATGGGCTTGCTGAACCTGACGCTGCCGCGCTGA
- a CDS encoding GTP-binding protein, whose product MSSVNLMAREVAAKIVFYGPGLSGKTTTLRKVYETVRPAHRGEMMSIATEGDRTLFFDFLPVKVERVGDCSVRLALYTVPGQVFYNATRKLVLQGADGVVFVADSQAEAMDANRESLANLEENLLENGIRLERFPLVMQWNKRDLEGTLSVEELRRELNPRGVPDFETAATNGRGVLDTLKTITRLVIKDLRAKRIVPPPRPAPPPPGAAPAGLEAQLAQHLTHRQQPSTPPQVPPTQSPTAATIAPTPVPRTLTTPAPPRVEPAPIVVAGTGPRLLGPTSALAPGDLFDHARAAEAAFTAGDYTTCVTACTDAVRRAMAFAGEGSLAQQAFLLHVDGADLLRLQGLSTQPHLRVDDAAFSLYVLMQVFVRLNAVGLPTAG is encoded by the coding sequence GTGAGCAGCGTGAACCTGATGGCCCGTGAAGTGGCCGCGAAGATCGTCTTCTACGGCCCGGGCCTGTCTGGGAAGACGACGACCCTGCGGAAGGTCTACGAGACCGTCCGCCCGGCGCACCGTGGCGAGATGATGTCCATCGCTACCGAAGGCGACCGGACGCTCTTCTTCGACTTCCTGCCGGTGAAGGTGGAGCGCGTGGGCGACTGCTCCGTGCGGCTCGCCCTCTACACCGTGCCCGGGCAGGTCTTCTACAACGCCACCCGCAAGCTGGTGCTCCAGGGCGCCGACGGCGTGGTGTTCGTGGCGGACTCGCAGGCGGAGGCCATGGACGCCAACCGCGAATCCCTGGCCAACCTGGAGGAGAACCTCCTGGAGAACGGCATCCGCCTGGAGCGCTTCCCGCTGGTGATGCAGTGGAACAAGCGCGACCTGGAGGGCACCCTGTCCGTGGAGGAGCTGCGCCGGGAGCTCAACCCGCGCGGCGTCCCCGACTTCGAGACGGCCGCCACCAACGGCCGCGGCGTGCTGGACACGCTCAAGACCATCACCCGGCTGGTCATCAAGGATCTGCGCGCCAAGCGCATCGTCCCCCCGCCCCGCCCAGCCCCGCCGCCGCCCGGCGCCGCCCCCGCGGGCCTGGAGGCGCAGCTCGCGCAGCATCTGACCCACCGGCAGCAGCCGTCCACGCCGCCGCAGGTGCCCCCGACGCAGAGCCCCACCGCCGCCACCATCGCCCCCACGCCCGTGCCCCGGACGCTCACCACGCCCGCCCCGCCGCGCGTGGAGCCCGCGCCCATCGTCGTGGCGGGCACCGGCCCCCGGCTTCTGGGGCCCACGAGCGCGCTGGCGCCTGGGGACCTCTTCGACCACGCCCGGGCCGCGGAGGCCGCCTTCACCGCCGGGGACTACACCACCTGCGTCACCGCGTGCACCGACGCCGTCCGGCGCGCCATGGCCTTCGCCGGTGAGGGCTCCCTGGCCCAGCAGGCCTTCCTGCTCCACGTGGATGGCGCGGACCTGCTGCGCCTGCAGGGCCTGTCCACCCAGCCGCACCTGCGCGTGGACGACGCCGCCTTCTCCCTCTACGTCCTGATGCAGGTCTTCGTGCGCCTCAACGCCGTGGGGCTCCCGACCGCCGGGTGA
- a CDS encoding anhydro-N-acetylmuramic acid kinase has protein sequence MRPAPPTSPSLPPRLCVGVLSGTSVDAAEAALCRVEGTGAEVTLQLLAHVSRPFAPELVARVLGPQDARSLCALNFELGEQFAEAVLAVIARAGVAPGDVHVVGSHGQTMAHLPPDLSSTPSTLQLGEAAVIAERTGLPVVSDFRTRDMAVGGQGAPLVPYLDWAVFRNRERPGATRAFLNLGGIGNVSVVGEHMEDTLAFDTGPANMVLDGLARRMTGGRLGCDRDGSLSSRGQVLPALLEELLAHPFLALPPPRSAGRESFGEPLVDRIWAAAPERPHDLMATARAFTVEATARAFEAWVHPRFAHLEAVYVSGGGTRNPALMEDLRARLAPLPLERLDVLGFPEEAKEAALFALLAAEHRAGTPANVRPATGARRRVVLGKLTP, from the coding sequence TGTCCGGCACCAGCGTGGACGCGGCGGAGGCCGCGCTGTGCCGCGTGGAGGGCACCGGCGCGGAGGTGACGCTCCAGCTCCTGGCCCACGTCTCGCGCCCCTTCGCGCCGGAGCTCGTCGCGCGGGTGCTGGGCCCCCAGGACGCCCGGAGCCTGTGCGCGCTCAACTTCGAGCTGGGAGAGCAGTTCGCCGAAGCGGTCCTCGCCGTCATCGCGCGCGCGGGCGTGGCCCCCGGGGACGTGCACGTCGTCGGCTCGCACGGCCAGACGATGGCCCACCTGCCGCCGGACCTGTCCTCCACGCCCTCTACCCTCCAGTTGGGCGAGGCCGCCGTCATCGCCGAGCGCACCGGCCTGCCCGTCGTCAGCGACTTCCGCACCCGGGACATGGCCGTGGGCGGCCAGGGCGCGCCGCTCGTGCCCTATCTGGACTGGGCCGTCTTCCGCAACCGCGAGCGGCCGGGCGCCACGCGCGCGTTCCTCAACCTGGGCGGCATCGGCAACGTGAGCGTGGTGGGCGAGCACATGGAGGACACGCTCGCGTTCGACACCGGGCCCGCCAACATGGTGCTGGACGGACTGGCGCGTCGGATGACGGGCGGACGGCTGGGGTGCGACCGGGACGGGAGCCTGTCCTCCCGGGGCCAGGTGCTGCCGGCGCTCCTGGAGGAGCTGCTCGCCCATCCGTTCCTCGCCCTGCCGCCCCCTCGCAGCGCCGGGCGTGAGAGCTTCGGGGAGCCCCTGGTGGACCGCATCTGGGCGGCGGCGCCGGAGCGCCCCCACGACCTGATGGCCACCGCGCGCGCCTTCACCGTGGAGGCCACCGCGCGCGCCTTCGAGGCCTGGGTACACCCCCGCTTCGCCCACCTGGAGGCGGTGTACGTCTCCGGCGGGGGGACCCGGAATCCGGCGCTGATGGAGGACCTCCGGGCGCGCCTGGCCCCGTTGCCGCTGGAGCGCCTGGACGTGCTGGGCTTCCCCGAGGAGGCGAAGGAGGCGGCCCTCTTCGCCCTGCTCGCGGCCGAGCACCGGGCCGGAACGCCCGCGAATGTTCGCCCCGCAACTGGCGCGAGGCGCCGAGTCGTTCTAGGTAAGCTGACACCGTGA